From a single Brassica napus cultivar Da-Ae chromosome C9, Da-Ae, whole genome shotgun sequence genomic region:
- the LOC106375909 gene encoding probable alpha,alpha-trehalose-phosphate synthase [UDP-forming] 11 yields the protein MLPESWKDQLSLVSADDYQIMGNRIPNAVTKLPGLETGDGDGGNGGAWVTKPRRIVVSNQLPLRAHRDISSNKWCFEFDNDSLYLQLKDGFPPETEVVYVGSLNADVSPSEQEDVSQYLLEKFQCVPTFLPGDLLNKYYHGFCKHYLWPIFHYLLPMTQAQGSLFDRSHWKAYTKVNKIFADKISEVLNPDEDYVWIHDYHLMILPTFLRKRFHRIKLGFFLHSPFPSSEIYRTLPVRDEILKGFLNCDLIGFHTFDYARHFLSCCSRMLGLDYESKRGYIGLEYFGRTVSIKILPVGIHMGQIEEIKVAEETAEKVKGLRERFKEKIVILGVDDLDMFKGISLKLWAMGQLLEQNKELRGKVVLVQITNPARSSGKDVQDVETQIHLIADEVNNKFGRPGSGYKPIVFVNGPVSTLDKVAYYAISECVVVNAVRDGMNLVPYKYTVTRQGSPVLDEALGFGAGDVRKSVIIVSEFIGCSPSLSGAIRVNPWNIDAVTDAMSSAVTMSDKEKNLRHQKHHKYISSHDVAYWSRSYDQDLQRACKDHYNKRFWGVGLGLGFRVVALDPNFRKLGVETIVPAYKKTSSRLILLDYDGTMMDQDSLDKKPSNDLISLLNRLCGDPNNLVFIVSGRGKDPLSKWFGSCANLGISAEHGYFTRWNSDSPWETTVLPTDLGWKKIAEPVMSHYTEATDGSFIEEKESAMVWHHQEADPSFGSWQAKELLDHLESVLTNEPVVVKRGQHIVEVKPQGVSKGKVVEHLIATMRNSKGKRPDFLLCIGDDRSDEDMFDSIVKHQDVSPIAFAEVFACTVGQKPSKAKYYLDDTPMVINMLEWLASASDKSKDGEQQSKFTFQQGHCRNEIIDL from the exons atGTTACCGGAATCTTGGAAAGACCAGCTGAGCCTGGTCTCGGCCGATGATTACCAGATCATGGGCAACCGGATCCCCAATGCCGTCACGAAGCTTCCGGGTCTCGAGACCGGCGACGGAGACGGCGGAAACGGCGGCGCGTGGGTCACAAAACCGAGACGCATCGTGGTGTCGAACCAGCTCCCGCTCCGCGCCCACAGAGACATTTCGTCGAACAAGTGGTGCTTCGAGTTCGACAATGACAGTCTCTACTTGCAGCTCAAAGACGGGTTCCCTCCCGAGACGGAAGTCGTCTATGTCGGGTCTCTAAACGCCGACGTTTCGCCCTCGGAACAAGAAGACGTCTCTCAGTACCTTCTCGAGAAGTTCCAGTGCGTTCCTACCTTCTTGCCCGGTGACTTGCTCAACAAGTATTACCACGGCTTCTGCAAACACTACCTCTGGCCCATCTTTCACTACCTCCTCCCCATGACCCAGGCCCAAGGATCCCTCTTCGATCGATCCCACTGGAAGGCGTACACGAAGGTTAACAAGATCTTCGCTGACAAGATCTCTGAAGTGCTCAACCCTGATGAGGATTACGTCTGGATTCACGATTACCACCTCATGATCTTGCCTACTTTCTTGAGGAAGAGGTTTCATCGGATAAAGCTTGGATTTTTCCTCCACAGTCCCTTCCCTTCGTCGGAGATTTACCGTACCCTTCCCGTGAGGGACGAGATCCTCAAAGGGTTCCTCAACTGCGACTTGATAGGGTTCCACACGTTCGATTACGCTAGGCATTTCCTGTCTTGCTGCAGTAGGATGCTAGGTCTTGACTACGAGTCGAAAAGAGGCTACATTGGTCTCGAGTACTTTGGGAGGACGGTGAGCATCAAGATTCTGCCGGTTGGGATCCACATGGGGCAGATTGAGGAGATTAAGGTAGCGGAGGAGACTGCGGAGAAGGTGAAGGGGCTGAGAGAGAGGTTCAAGGAGAAGATTGTGATTCTCGGTGTGGATGATTTGGATATGTTCAAAGGTATTAGCTTGAAGCTCTGGGCGATGGGTCAGCTTCTTGAGCAGAACAAGGAGCTTCGTGGGAAAGTGGTTCTCGTGCAGATTACTAACCCTGCGAGGAGTTCAGGTAAGGATGTTCAAGACGTGGAGACGCAGATACACTTGATTGCTGATGAGGTGAATAACAAGTTTGGGAGACCTGGTTCTGGTTATAAGCCTATTGTGTTTGTGAACGGACCTGTGAGTACTCTGGATAAAGTAGCTTACTACGCTATCTCCGAGTGCGTTGTGGTGAATGCTGTGAGGGATGGGATGAATCTGGTGCCTTACAAGTACACGGTGACTAGGCAAGGGAGCCCTGTTTTGGACGAAGCGTTGGGTTTTGGGGCTGGTGATGTTAGGAAGAGTGTCATTATCGTTTCTGAGTTCATAGGCTGCTCTCCGTCTCTGAGTGGGGCGATACGTGTGAATCCGTGGAACATCGATGCGGTCACCGATGCGATGAGCTCTGCCGTTACAATGTCGGATAAAGAGAAGAACTTGCGCCACCAGAAGCACCACAAGTACATAAGCTCTCACGACGTGGCCTACTGGTCGCGTAGCTACGACCAAGATCTTCAGAGGGCGTGCAAGGATCATTACAACAAGAGGTTCTGGGGAGTTGGACTGGGTCTTGGGTTCAGGGTTGTTGCGTTGGACCCGAACTTCAGGAAGCTAGGTGTTGAAACCATAGTCCCTGCGTATAAGAAGACAAGCAGCAGGTTGATTCTGTTGGATTATGATGGGACGATGATGGATCAGGATAGTTTGGATAAAAAGCCGAGCAATGATCTCATCTCGCTTCTCAACCGTTTGTGTGGCGACCCCAACAACCTAGTCTTTATCGTCAGTGGTCGAGGTAAGGACCCTCTTAGCAAATGGTTTGGTTCTTGCGCGAATCTCGGTATCTCAGCTGAGCATGGTTATTTCACTAG ATGGAACAGTGATTCCCCATGGGAGACGACTGTACTACCCACCGATTTAGGCTGGAAGAAGATCGCTGAACCAGTGATGAGCCACTACACAGAAGCGACCGATGGATCATTCATAGAGGAGAAAGAGAGTGCAATGGTGTGGCACCACCAAGAAGCTGACCCTTCATTCGGTTCTTGGCAAGCTAAGGAGCTTCTCGATCATCTAGAGAGCGTGCTCACCAACGAGCCTGTTGTTGTCAAGAGAGGTCAGCACATCGTAGAAGTTAAACCTCAG GGAGTAAGCAAAGGAAAGGTGGTGGAGCATTTGATAGCGACAATGAGGAACAGCAAAGGGAAGAGACCGGACTTTCTGCTGTGCATTGGCGATGACAGGTCCGATGAAGACATGTTTGACAGCATAGTGAAGCACCAGGATGTTTCCCCAATCGCATTTGCAGAGGTGTTTGCGTGCACGGTGGGTCAGAAACCGAGCAAGGCCAAGTACTATCTGGATGATACACCAATGGTTATCAATATGCTTGAATGGTTGGCCTCAGCTTCAGATAAATCAAAGGACGGTGAGCAACAGAGCAAGTTCACTTTTCAGCAGGGGCATTGTCGAAACGAAATCATAGATCTTTGA
- the LOC106375910 gene encoding diacylglycerol kinase 3 has translation MDAPTEKFVALEADDTTSMRGCGLANLTWVGVDKEELRQRLMMPEYIRLAMRDCIKRKDTTAIPDHLLLPGGAVADMAPHAPMVVFINPKSGGRHGPVLKERLQQLMSEEQVFDLTEVKPNEFVRYGLACLEKVAGEGDECAKECRARLRIMVAGGDGTVGWVLGCLGELNKDGTLPIPPVGVIPLGTGNDLSRSFGWGGSFPFAWRIAVKRTLHRASMGPVARLDSWKILVSMPSGEVVDPPYSLKPAEENELDQGLDVGVDAPLVAKSYEGVFYNYLSIGMDAQVAYGFHHLRNTKPYLAQGPISNKLIYSGFSCTQGWFCTPFASDPGLRGLRNILKIHIKKVYCSEWEEIAVPKNVRSVVALNLESYGSGSHPWGNLKPDYLEKRGFVEAHCDDGLIEIFAFKHGWHASFVMTELISAKHIAQAAAVRFELRGGDWKDAFLQMDGEPWKQPMSTDYSTFVEIKKVPFQSLMINGV, from the exons ATGGATGCGCCGACGGAGAAATTCGTGGCCTTAGAGGCTGATGACACGACGTCGATGAGAGGCTGCGGACTCGCTAATCTGACGTGGGTCGGTGTAGACAAGGAGGAGCTTCGCCAGAGGCTGATGATGCCTGAGTACATCCGTCTCGCCATGCGCGACTGTATCAAACGCAAAGATACCACCGCCATTCCCGACCATTTGCTTCTTCCCGGTGGCGCCGTCGCCGATATGGCTCCCCACGCGCCGATGGTTGTCTTCATCAACCCTAAAAGCGGTGGTCGTCATGGTCCTGTGCTTAAAGAGAGGCTTCAACAGTTGATGAGCGAAGAGcag GTGTTTGATCTTACGGAAGTGAAGCCTAATGAGTTTGTTCGATATGGCTTGGCGTGTTTGGAGAAAGTGGCAGGGGAAGGAGATGAATGTGCTAAAGAATGCAGAGCAAGGTTGAGGATTATG GTTGCAGGAGGAGATGGTACTGTTGGTTGGGTTCTTGGATGTCTTGGAGAGCTTAACAAAGATGGAACGTTACCAATTCCTCCTGTTGGCGTGATCCCTCTCGGTACAGGCAATGATCTCTCTAGGAGTTTTGGTTGG GGTGGTTCGTTCCCTTTTGCTTGGAGAATTGCTGTTAAAAGAACGCTCCATCGTGCAAGTATGGGTCCAGTTGCTCGACTAGATAg CTGGAAGATTCTAGTGTCAATGCCATCTGGAGAAGTGGTGGATCCTCCTTATTCTTTAAAACCAGCCGAGGAAAACGAACTCGACCAG GGCTTGGACGTGGGAGTAGACGCGCCTCTGGTGGCAAAGTCCTATGAAGGAGTGTTCTACAACTACTTAAGCATAGGTATGGATGCTCAAGTTGCATATGGCTTCCATCATCTTCGCAACACTAAACCATATCTTGCTCAAGGCCCTATCTCCAACAAG CTTATTTATTCAGGCTTTAGTTGCACTCAGGGTTGGTTTTGCACGCCCTTTGCCAGTGATCCAGGCTTAAG GGGACTTAGGAATATATTGAAGATCCACATCAAGAAGGTTTACTGCTCTGAGTGGGAAGAGATAGCAGTTCccaaaaa TGTGAGATCAGTTGTGGCATTGAATCTTGAAAGCTATGGAAGTGGAAGTCATCCATGGGGTAATCTAAAACCGGACTATCTAGAGAAG AGAGGATTTGTGGAGGCTCATTGTGATGATGGTTTGATAGAGATCTTTGCTTTCAAGCATGGATGGCATGCGTCATTTGTCATGACTGAGCTCATCTCAGCCAAGCACATAGCTCAG GCTGCTGCGGTTAGATTTGAGCTAAGAGGAGGTGACTGGAAAGATGCCTTCTTGCAGATGGATGGAGAACCATGGAAGCAACCGATGAGCACTGATTACTCAACGTTTGTGGAGATTAAGAAAGTTCCTTTTCAATCTCTAATGATAAATGGTGTGTGA